A genomic stretch from Desulfohalobium retbaense DSM 5692 includes:
- a CDS encoding ABC transporter ATP-binding protein: protein MTGVRRIVEIKNLCVWFPGDQEPAVNGVSLSLEAGQTLGLVGESGSGKSVTALALMGLLPPAARCTAERLELNATDILRANAKTVRALRGNSAAMVFQEPLSALNPLHTIERQITEPLQWHTGLSGANARKKAIELLEMVEIKEPAAKLTTYPHQLSGGQRQRVMIAMALSTSPRVLIADEPTTALDVTVQRQILDLLQRLQHNFDMALMLISHDLAMIKDVTADTAVMKQGRLVENRPTAELWAEPHHPYTSALINAEPHGAPVPARATAPVLLDAAGLRAWFPIKKGVFKRTVGHVKAVDGVDLRVRQGHAVGIVGESGSGKTTLGMALLRLAHSRGQILFDGQRIDSLRSSQLRFLRRRLQIIFQDPFGSLNPRLDTTAIIAEGLKVHESLGESDRIQRVVQTMELVGLDPAWRHRYPHEFSGGQRQRLAIARALILRPSLVVLDEPTSSLDRSIQSQILVLLRRLQKELGLSYLFISHDLKLVRALCHEVLVMHGGSCVEHGATEAVLSEPQAPSTRRLVSAAFGEAG from the coding sequence ATGACCGGTGTGCGGCGTATTGTCGAGATCAAAAACCTGTGCGTCTGGTTCCCGGGGGACCAGGAGCCGGCTGTCAACGGTGTGAGCTTGTCCTTGGAGGCCGGACAAACCCTGGGGCTGGTAGGCGAAAGCGGCTCCGGAAAATCCGTCACCGCCCTGGCCCTGATGGGCCTGCTGCCCCCGGCAGCCCGCTGCACGGCTGAAAGACTCGAGTTGAACGCTACCGATATCCTGCGCGCCAATGCCAAAACTGTGCGGGCTCTGCGCGGCAACTCCGCGGCCATGGTCTTTCAAGAGCCCTTGTCCGCTCTGAACCCGCTGCACACCATTGAACGGCAAATCACCGAACCGCTGCAATGGCATACGGGTCTTTCCGGAGCGAACGCCCGCAAGAAGGCGATTGAGCTCCTGGAGATGGTCGAAATCAAGGAACCGGCGGCCAAACTCACGACCTATCCCCATCAACTCTCAGGGGGGCAGCGCCAGCGGGTCATGATCGCCATGGCCCTTTCCACATCCCCGCGGGTCCTTATTGCCGACGAACCAACGACCGCCCTGGATGTCACCGTCCAGCGCCAGATTTTGGACCTGCTGCAGCGGTTGCAGCACAATTTCGATATGGCCTTGATGCTCATTTCCCATGACCTGGCCATGATCAAGGACGTTACCGCTGACACCGCGGTCATGAAGCAGGGCCGCCTGGTCGAAAATCGGCCCACGGCTGAACTCTGGGCCGAGCCGCACCACCCGTACACCTCGGCTTTGATCAATGCCGAGCCACACGGGGCGCCGGTTCCCGCCCGTGCTACAGCCCCCGTACTTCTGGATGCCGCAGGACTCCGGGCCTGGTTCCCGATCAAAAAAGGAGTATTCAAACGGACGGTGGGGCACGTCAAAGCCGTGGACGGGGTCGATCTCCGGGTGCGGCAGGGGCATGCTGTGGGGATTGTCGGGGAAAGCGGCTCGGGAAAAACGACGCTTGGCATGGCCCTGCTGCGTTTGGCCCACAGTCGCGGCCAGATTCTGTTCGACGGGCAGCGGATCGATTCGCTGCGCTCCTCCCAACTCCGCTTTTTGCGCCGCCGACTGCAAATCATCTTTCAAGATCCCTTCGGCAGCCTCAATCCACGGCTGGACACCACGGCCATCATTGCTGAAGGGCTTAAGGTCCATGAATCCCTCGGGGAATCGGACCGGATCCAGCGCGTGGTCCAAACCATGGAGTTGGTCGGCCTCGACCCCGCCTGGCGCCACCGCTATCCGCATGAATTTTCCGGTGGCCAACGTCAACGCCTCGCCATCGCCAGGGCGCTCATCCTCCGCCCCAGCCTTGTGGTCCTGGACGAGCCGACCTCTTCTCTGGACCGCTCCATCCAGTCCCAGATCCTGGTCTTGCTGCGGCGCCTCCAAAAAGAACTCGGTTTGAGCTATCTGTTTATCTCCCACGATCTCAAGCTGGTCCGCGCCCTGTGCCACGAAGTTCTGGTCATGCACGGCGGCAGTTGTGTGGAGCACGGGGCCACGGAGGCCGTGCTGTCCGAGCCCCAAGCCCCAAGCACACGGCGGCTGGTCAGCGCTGCCTTCGGCGAAGCCGGCTGA